One genomic window of Candidatus Nitrosopumilus sediminis includes the following:
- a CDS encoding cyclic nucleotide-binding/CBS domain-containing protein: MTSPDSVQQKTLVKQIMNNSIVSVDSSVTATDAAKMMEDTGIGAVIVLENNLPVGIVTDRDFAIKITAHSYPIDTPVRRIMSSPLISIDPDSDLWIASDLMSTRNVKKLPVIDDDKVVGILTSSDLVKHIADH; the protein is encoded by the coding sequence ATGACTTCACCTGATTCTGTTCAACAAAAAACTCTGGTAAAACAAATCATGAACAATTCTATTGTATCTGTTGATTCTTCTGTTACTGCTACAGATGCTGCAAAAATGATGGAAGATACTGGAATTGGAGCTGTTATAGTTTTGGAAAATAATTTGCCTGTTGGAATTGTAACTGATAGGGATTTTGCAATTAAAATCACTGCCCACTCCTATCCTATTGATACTCCTGTTAGAAGAATAATGTCTTCCCCTCTCATCTCAATTGATCCGGATTCTGATTTATGGATTGCATCTGACTTGATGTCTACTAGAAATGTAAAAAAATTACCTGTTATTGACGATGATAAGGTTGTTGGAATTTTAACATCTAGTGATTTAGTCAAACATATTGCTGATCACTAG
- a CDS encoding helix-turn-helix transcriptional regulator: MQELIQSQKIMDEDRKQVILEILADKYCKLILHNTLEKPKSAMEISSEKKIPISTVYRRLQTLYDAKLLAISGSINQDGKKYFLYKSRVKSISLKCDLEVTTVELVPNTSHAS, from the coding sequence ATGCAAGAATTAATTCAATCTCAAAAAATTATGGATGAAGATAGAAAGCAGGTCATTTTGGAAATACTTGCTGATAAATATTGCAAACTAATCCTGCATAACACTCTAGAAAAGCCAAAATCTGCAATGGAAATATCCAGTGAAAAAAAAATTCCTATTAGCACTGTATATAGAAGATTACAGACTCTATATGATGCCAAATTACTGGCTATTTCTGGCTCGATTAATCAGGATGGAAAGAAATACTTTCTATACAAGAGTAGGGTAAAATCCATTTCTCTAAAATGTGATTTAGAGGTCACGACTGTGGAATTGGTTCCAAATACTTCACACGCAAGTTAA
- a CDS encoding 3-hydroxypropionate--CoA ligase codes for MTAVKKIFEEIIQTDHKVITEELSKSILKTYGVKVPPYALATSAEDAVKQAKKIGFPLVMKVVSPQILHKTDVGGVKVGIDNVNDVKKTFKDMHGRLSKKKGVEVKGILLEKMVPKGIELIVGIQNDPQFGPMIMAGLGGVMTEVFKDVAFRMLPITTSDAKSMLNELKGSKLLKGFRGSEPVDLNMVAKMLVQIGKLGVENADYINSIDFNPVVVYPKSHFVVDAKIILNNKLKKNSISKAKPNIESMESFFTPKSVALVGASATPGKIGNSVLDALGKQDYKGKVYPINPKQKEILGIKCYPSLDAITAKVDLVVVCVDLSACGEIMKTCAKKGIHNVVIVSGGGKELGGDRAAMEAEVKALSLKHKIRVVGPNCIGMFNAANRLDCAFQGQERMVRSKLGNVAFFSQSGTMGISMLESADVFGLSKMISFGNRSDVDEADMIWYAANDPQTKVIGLYVEGFGDGRKFINTAKRVMKEKKKPIVIWKSGRTAAGAKQAASHTGSLGGSNAMIMGAFKQAGIISVDSYQELVGVLKALAWQPAAKGNRVAMTSNGAGPMIGGIDQLERLGLTIGKLSPQILKKIKARFPPTVPIHNGNPADVGGGATADDYRFVIEQFLAEKNIDIAMPWFVFQDDPLEETIVGFLDELSKKNKKPILAGGNGGPYTEKMIKLIEKHNVPVYQDLRTWVAAASALAQWGKTLGK; via the coding sequence ATGACTGCTGTCAAGAAAATTTTTGAAGAAATTATTCAAACAGATCATAAAGTCATCACTGAAGAATTATCAAAATCCATTCTTAAAACATATGGAGTTAAAGTTCCACCATATGCACTTGCTACTTCTGCTGAAGATGCAGTAAAGCAAGCAAAAAAAATTGGGTTCCCTCTTGTAATGAAAGTAGTATCTCCACAAATCTTACACAAGACTGATGTTGGTGGAGTTAAAGTTGGAATTGACAATGTCAACGATGTAAAAAAGACATTCAAAGATATGCATGGTCGTCTTTCAAAAAAGAAAGGAGTTGAAGTTAAAGGAATTCTTTTGGAAAAGATGGTTCCAAAAGGCATTGAGTTAATTGTAGGTATTCAAAATGATCCACAATTTGGTCCAATGATTATGGCTGGATTGGGAGGAGTTATGACCGAAGTCTTCAAGGATGTTGCATTTAGAATGCTACCTATTACAACATCTGATGCAAAATCAATGTTAAACGAACTGAAAGGCTCCAAACTCCTCAAAGGTTTCAGAGGAAGCGAACCTGTTGATCTTAACATGGTGGCAAAAATGTTAGTTCAAATTGGAAAATTAGGCGTAGAAAATGCAGATTACATCAACAGTATTGACTTTAACCCTGTGGTTGTTTATCCAAAATCCCACTTTGTAGTTGATGCAAAAATTATTCTAAATAATAAATTGAAAAAGAATTCAATTTCCAAAGCAAAACCCAACATAGAATCTATGGAGTCATTCTTTACTCCAAAGTCTGTTGCACTAGTTGGTGCATCTGCAACACCTGGAAAGATTGGTAATTCTGTACTAGATGCACTAGGAAAACAAGATTACAAAGGTAAAGTATATCCTATTAATCCTAAACAAAAAGAAATTCTTGGAATCAAATGCTATCCATCATTAGATGCAATTACTGCAAAGGTTGATCTGGTAGTTGTATGTGTTGATCTTTCAGCATGTGGAGAAATTATGAAGACCTGTGCAAAGAAAGGAATTCATAATGTTGTTATTGTTTCAGGTGGTGGTAAAGAACTTGGTGGTGACCGAGCAGCAATGGAAGCTGAAGTTAAAGCATTATCATTAAAACACAAAATTCGTGTAGTAGGTCCTAACTGTATTGGAATGTTCAATGCTGCAAATAGACTTGATTGTGCATTCCAAGGTCAAGAAAGAATGGTTCGTTCAAAATTAGGAAATGTTGCATTCTTCTCCCAAAGCGGAACTATGGGAATTAGTATGTTAGAAAGTGCAGATGTATTTGGTTTATCGAAAATGATTAGTTTTGGTAATCGTTCTGATGTTGATGAGGCAGACATGATATGGTATGCTGCAAATGATCCTCAAACCAAAGTGATTGGATTATACGTTGAAGGATTCGGTGATGGTAGAAAATTCATCAATACTGCTAAACGTGTAATGAAAGAGAAAAAGAAACCAATCGTAATTTGGAAGAGTGGAAGAACTGCTGCCGGTGCAAAACAAGCTGCATCACATACAGGCTCACTCGGAGGCTCAAATGCAATGATTATGGGTGCATTCAAGCAAGCAGGAATTATTTCAGTTGATAGTTATCAAGAACTAGTGGGAGTCTTAAAGGCACTTGCATGGCAACCAGCTGCAAAGGGCAATCGTGTTGCTATGACAAGTAATGGGGCTGGTCCAATGATTGGTGGAATTGATCAATTAGAAAGATTAGGTCTTACAATAGGAAAACTATCTCCACAAATTCTCAAAAAAATTAAGGCTCGTTTCCCACCTACTGTCCCAATCCATAACGGTAATCCTGCAGATGTTGGTGGTGGTGCAACTGCTGATGACTATAGATTTGTTATTGAACAATTTTTAGCTGAAAAAAATATTGATATTGCCATGCCTTGGTTTGTGTTCCAAGATGATCCTCTTGAAGAAACAATTGTTGGTTTTCTAGATGAATTGTCAAAGAAAAATAAGAAACCCATCCTTGCTGGTGGCAATGGAGGTCCATATACTGAAAAAATGATAAAATTAATTGAAAAACACAATGTTCCTGTTTATCAAGATCTCCGAACTTGGGTTGCAGCAGCTTCCGCATTGGCTCAATGGGGAAAAACACTCGGAAAATAG
- a CDS encoding toprim domain-containing protein yields MLVSEQEILELKKFVCELNAIENGVVIVEGKRDSTALRKLGFTGKVLEFHRFTGMIDFADSVSKHERLIILFDRDKKGRTLTGKTIQLLQRRTKVDLSFKRKLRIITKGKIMFIEQLVSYESYLV; encoded by the coding sequence GTGTTAGTATCTGAACAAGAAATTCTTGAACTAAAAAAATTTGTATGTGAATTAAATGCCATAGAAAACGGAGTGGTGATTGTAGAGGGGAAGCGAGATTCTACTGCATTAAGAAAATTAGGTTTTACAGGTAAAGTTTTAGAATTTCATAGATTTACAGGAATGATTGATTTTGCAGATTCTGTTTCAAAACATGAAAGACTGATTATTCTTTTTGACAGAGACAAAAAAGGTAGAACGTTGACTGGAAAAACAATTCAATTATTACAAAGAAGGACAAAAGTAGATCTTTCCTTCAAAAGAAAATTACGCATAATTACAAAAGGAAAGATAATGTTTATTGAGCAATTAGTGAGTTACGAATCTTATCTAGTCTAA
- a CDS encoding cupredoxin domain-containing protein, whose product MENKSRKLVVPVSVLTILLISFSINFANAEPVPEWVKNTALWYGEGIISEEEFLNMIKFLIENKVIVLDSITEPAPQIVNTQVIIPNGNFDVTGAGFYSPLNLEIEVGTTVTWVNDDSVPHNIQSMGDSGKVTQLFNSPPLNTGDRFEFTFEKSGVYNYFCSFHPWRVGVVTVS is encoded by the coding sequence GTGGAAAATAAATCAAGAAAATTAGTCGTTCCAGTTTCAGTGTTAACAATATTATTAATTTCATTTTCCATAAATTTTGCAAACGCAGAACCAGTTCCAGAATGGGTAAAAAATACAGCATTGTGGTATGGTGAAGGGATTATTTCGGAAGAGGAATTTCTCAATATGATAAAATTTTTAATAGAAAATAAGGTCATTGTGTTAGATAGTATTACGGAGCCAGCCCCACAGATTGTAAATACACAAGTCATTATTCCAAATGGGAACTTTGATGTTACAGGTGCAGGATTTTACTCCCCCTTGAATCTGGAGATTGAAGTAGGAACCACAGTCACTTGGGTAAATGACGATTCAGTTCCTCACAATATACAAAGTATGGGCGATAGTGGAAAAGTCACACAGTTGTTTAACAGTCCGCCACTAAATACAGGTGACAGATTTGAATTTACATTTGAAAAATCAGGTGTGTATAATTACTTCTGTTCATTCCATCCTTGGAGAGTTGGAGTAGTTACAGTTTCTTAA
- a CDS encoding enoyl-CoA hydratase/isomerase family protein produces MSLVTTSTSDGICTVKINRPDKLNAMNTDVAKELIKTFEELNHNDDVKVIILTGEGEKAFSAGADIEYMSKISADESVEYAKTGQLVTETVELVKQPTIAAVNGFALGGGCELAMSCDIRIAADTARLGQPEVTIGIPPGWGGTQRLMRIVGIAKAKELVYTGKMVKAEEAKEIGLVNQVVPLASLQEEALKMAQQIAGNSTMGVQMSKVAINKGRNADLDTGLAIELLAWRNCFTHPDREERMTAFVNKSKK; encoded by the coding sequence ATGTCACTAGTTACCACATCTACTTCTGATGGCATTTGTACTGTCAAAATTAACAGACCGGACAAACTTAATGCTATGAATACTGATGTTGCAAAAGAACTAATCAAAACCTTTGAAGAACTAAACCATAATGATGACGTTAAAGTTATCATTTTGACTGGTGAGGGAGAAAAGGCGTTTTCTGCTGGTGCAGATATTGAATACATGTCTAAAATCTCTGCAGATGAATCCGTTGAATATGCAAAGACAGGTCAGCTTGTTACTGAAACTGTTGAATTGGTTAAACAACCAACCATTGCAGCAGTTAATGGTTTTGCACTAGGTGGAGGTTGTGAACTTGCAATGTCTTGTGATATTAGAATAGCAGCAGATACGGCTAGACTTGGTCAGCCAGAAGTAACAATTGGTATCCCTCCAGGATGGGGTGGTACTCAAAGATTAATGAGAATTGTGGGAATAGCAAAGGCAAAAGAACTTGTCTATACTGGTAAAATGGTCAAAGCAGAAGAAGCAAAAGAAATTGGTCTCGTAAACCAAGTAGTTCCACTTGCATCTTTACAAGAAGAAGCTTTGAAAATGGCACAACAAATAGCTGGAAACTCTACAATGGGTGTTCAGATGTCTAAAGTTGCAATCAACAAAGGAAGAAATGCGGATCTTGATACTGGACTTGCAATAGAACTTCTTGCTTGGAGAAACTGCTTTACTCATCCTGACAGAGAAGAGCGAATGACAGCATTTGTAAACAAGTCCAAGAAATAG
- a CDS encoding type 1 glutamine amidotransferase, whose protein sequence is MSNVLLIQNTRIEGSGYLGELLQKDGFEITSVNAKHEKLPDKDFSLVVILGAPESANDDLPYLLAEQQLIRNSVEKDTPILGICLGSQLIAKTFGAKVYAGPKKEIGFYNDLKTSGNSLFFSGFKNPFTVFHWHGDTFDLPQGAIQLASSEHYPNQAFQYKSAVGLQFHLEVNEDMVNLWLDNTEEKLQKIPYIDPQKIRSDLVENIPIVKSNMNNFYKNFKYAFDL, encoded by the coding sequence ATGTCTAATGTATTACTTATACAAAATACACGGATTGAAGGTTCGGGATATCTTGGTGAACTTTTACAAAAAGATGGATTTGAAATTACATCTGTAAACGCAAAACATGAAAAACTTCCAGACAAAGACTTTTCGCTTGTTGTGATTTTAGGTGCACCTGAAAGTGCGAATGACGATTTACCCTATCTTCTAGCAGAACAACAACTTATCCGAAATTCTGTTGAAAAGGATACTCCTATACTTGGAATTTGTTTGGGGTCTCAATTAATTGCTAAAACGTTTGGTGCCAAAGTTTACGCTGGACCAAAAAAAGAAATCGGATTTTATAATGATTTGAAAACTAGTGGCAATTCTTTATTTTTTTCTGGCTTCAAAAATCCATTCACTGTATTTCATTGGCATGGAGATACCTTTGATTTACCCCAAGGTGCAATTCAATTAGCATCATCTGAGCATTATCCAAATCAGGCATTTCAATACAAGAGTGCAGTTGGTCTGCAATTTCATTTAGAAGTAAATGAAGATATGGTGAATTTGTGGCTTGATAATACAGAAGAAAAATTACAAAAAATACCCTACATCGATCCACAAAAAATTCGTTCAGATCTTGTTGAAAATATTCCAATTGTAAAATCAAATATGAATAATTTTTACAAAAATTTCAAATATGCATTTGACCTTTGA